In Chlamydiota bacterium, the DNA window TCCAAAGATAAGGGGAGTGAACACCTCCATACACTTCCCAACCCATCTCCATTAAAGCGTTTCTAAAGGCATGGGTGCGTTGCATGATAGCTTTTGCTAACGAGGGCATCTTTAAAGCCGCTTCACCTGCTCTTTGGATGATGTAAGCGGTTCCATTATTTTTGATGGTTTTAAGTTTTTGCCACATAGCGTTAAGTGGCCATAAAAGTGTTTTGGGAACGATCGTATATCCTAGACGCAATCCTGTAAATCCATACGATTTTGAAAAAGAGCCGATTTCAATCGCGCATTTTCTTGCACCTTCAATTTCATAGATGCTTTTTGGAATATTTTCTTGAACAAAGGATTGGTAGGCCACATCAACAATTAAAAGCGCATTATTTTCGAGTGCATAATCGACAAAAGCTTGTAAGTCTTCTTTGGAAAAAGCCATGCCTGTTGGATTAGAAGGATGGCAGAGATAGATGACATCTACTTTTTCTTCTGGAGTCGAGGGAATAAATCCATTTTCTTTTGTGCAAGGCATCCATACAACGCGATGGTTGGATAAAAGATTGGATTCTAGATAGACAGGATAGACAGGATCCATGAGTGCAACGATAGTATTTTGTGTAAACAATTCTTGGATCTGAGCTGTTTCGCTTTTTGCGCCATCGGAGATGAAAATTTCATCGAGATCAAAAGGGAAATTGAGAGCTTTTTTTAAAAAATCATATCCAGAATAAGGAGCGTAGCCAATAGGTATTTGTTGCATCTCTTTAGCCGCGGTTTGGATCGCTTGTGTAATTTCAGCTAAAAGTGGCTCTGTGATGTCCCCAATACCCAAATCTAAAAGCTCACTTTCTGGATGTTGTTGTAAAAATTGCGCTTTTTTTTGTGTGACAGTCTTAAAGACATAATTTTCTTTTAAAAGTGTAAAGGCTGGGTTAGACGTAAACATACGATCAGCTTATCATATATTACAAAAATTGTTACACTGAAAAAGTATGCACATAAATACTGAAGAAATTGAAAAGGTTCTTGGCTATGATTTCAAAAATAAGGACCTGTTGATCCAAGCCTTTATTCATAAATCTTATTTGAATGAAAACGCGTGCTCATTTGAAGATAATGAACGCTTGGAATTTTTAGGCGACGCCATTTTAAACGCCATTGTCACCGCGTACCTTTTTACTCAATTTAGTCAAATGCCAGAAGGCAAGTTATCGCATTTTCGAGCCAAACTTATTTGTACAACATCCAATGCTGAATATATGCAGATGCTTGGGTTAGAGATGCATTTGCTCAAAGGAAAAGGCGAGCATCTTGAAGTAAGAGGAGCATTGTCTTTGACAGCCAACCTTTTTGAAGCAATTATCGGGGCGCTTTTTTTAGATGCGGGTTTTGAAATAGCAGAACGTTTTATCCTTCAACATTTTGAAAAGAAAATGCATGAATTTTTAAAAAAACCCGATGAAAATTTCAAAGCCCTTTTGCAGCACTACACGCAAAAAAACTTCAACCAAAAGCCAACCTATGTGTTGCAACAAGAAAAAGGAAAAGAGCACCAAAAAGAGTTTTTTGTTCAAGCTTTTGTCGATGACCAAGAATTGGGTTTGGGAATGGGAAAAAACAAAAAACAGGCCGAGCAAAATGCTGCCGAAAATGCCTTAGAAAACATCGCACAGATTGAGGAAGATTATGAAAGTTAAAACCCTTTTTGCATGCACAAGTTGTGGTGCTCAGTTTCACAAATGGTGTGGGCAATGCGCGCTTTGCAATGAGTGGAACACGGTAGAAGAGCAGTTTCCTGCAGTTCCCAAACAACAAGCAAGCACACCGCTTCCCATCTCTCAAGTAGAAATTAAAGAGGATGTGCGCTTTTCGTCCGGCTTTGAAGATGTCGATCGTGTGTTAGGTGGTGGATTTGTCCAAGGTTCTTTTGTGCTTGTCGGTGGTGAGCCTGGCATTGGAAAATCGACTCTGCTTTTGCAAATTGCGCATCATTTGGCTCTAAGTGGCAAAACGGTGCTCTACGTATCTGGAGAAGAATCTGTGTCACAGATTTCACTGCGCGCAAAACGTCTAGGTGCCTTATCGGACAATTTGCTCATTTTTAATGAAATACAATATGAGACTATTTGTTATCAGATTGAAACCATCAAACCCAATCTTGTGATTATCGATTCGATCCAAGTGTTGCAATGCCAAAATGCACTTTCTAGTCCAGGATCTGTGGCCCAAGTCAGAGAGTTGGCGTCTAAATTCATGCAACTTTCAAAAAGCTTGAATATCACACATATTATCATTGGCCATGTGACCAAATCGGGAGAGATTGCCGGACCACGTATGTTAGAGCATCTTGTCGATTGTGTGCTCTATTTTGAAGGAGAAACCAAACAACAATACCGTTTTTTGCGTGGAGTGAAAAATCGCTTTGGCTCAATCCACGAATTGGCAGTGTTTGAAATGAAAACGAAGGGATTAGAAGAGGTCAAGAACCCTTCGAGTTTATGTATCCAACATCGGGGCACAAATAGTGGAGCATGCATCAGCTGTGTTGTTGAAGGGTCTCGGGCCGTGCTTTTAGAAATCCAAGCGCTTGTTGCACCCACGCATTTTCCCTCTCCTATGCGCAAAACCCAAGGATTTGATCACAACAGACTCTCGCTTTTGCTCGCTGTGATGGAAAAAAAGCTAGGGCTTAGATTGTTTACCTACGATATCTTTGTCTCCATTGCAGGAGGCTTGAAAGTCCAAGATCCTGCACTTGATTTGAGCGTGTGCATGGCGATTCTATCTTCGCTTAAAAACAAACGTATCGATCCTTTAACCCTTGTGATTGGAGAGGTAGGACTATCGAACGAAATTCGTGCTGTGGACAACGTGGAAAAAAGACTCAAAGAAGCAAAAAACCTAGGATTTCAAAAGGTGATTTTACCTAAACAAAAGGTAGACGAAAGCTTTAAACAAAGTCTTGAATTGATTTCCTTAGAAAGACTCGACACAATCGTCTCTACTTTTTTTCATTAAACTGTTAAACTTAAAGAAACCTCGGAGGTCGTTATGGCAGGAGCAGAAAAATTTGAAATCAATGTCCCAAATCGTGCAATTTTGCCCGATTTACCCTATGATTATAATGCGCTAGAACCTGTGATCTCTAAGGAGATTATGGAGTTGCATCATAAAAAACATCACAACGCCTATGTAACCAAATTTAACGAAGCATTAGATCAATTAGAAGATGCCCAAGCAAAGGGGGATTTTCAAAAAATTATCCAACTCGAACCTGCCTTAAGATTCAATGGAGGTGGGCATCTCAACCATTCCATTTTTTGGACTAATCTTGCCCCTAGAGATAAAGGCGGCGGTCAGTTAAAAGAAGGTGCACTCAAAAAAGAGATCGAAAAAACGTTTGGCTCTTTAGAAAAATTTCAAGACGAATTCAATACAAAAACAGCGTTGATTCAAGGCTCTGGATGGGGATGGTTGGGGTATTCTCAAAAAAGAAAAGGGCTTTATATCACAACGTGTCCAAACCAAGATCCCTTAGTAATAAAAAATTTAATCCCCCTTTTAGGGATCGATGTGTGGGAGCATGCCTACTATTTACAATACAAAAATATGCGTCCTGACTACCTAAAAGCGATTTGGGATATTGTAAACTGGGAAAATGTCCAAGAGCGCTATCAACAAGCTTTGGAATTGAATTGATTTTTATTGAATTTTCAATTAGCATATATTAAAACGTTGGGTTAATTATGGGTTTGTTTTCTAGAAAAGATCCTAAAATCAAGCACTTAAAACAAAAAAGCGATCGCTTTGATGGATGGCTGAAATGCGAAGAATGCTCGGAACTCATTCATAATCAAGAGCTTGAAAAGAATCTCCGCTGTTGCCCCAAATGCCAATACCACTATCCTCTTAATGCAAAGCAAAGAATGGAATTGCGTTTAGATATCGATTCTCTCAAGGAATTATTTGACACTCTGACATCAGAAGATCCTTTAAAATTTG includes these proteins:
- the radA gene encoding DNA repair protein RadA; translation: MKVKTLFACTSCGAQFHKWCGQCALCNEWNTVEEQFPAVPKQQASTPLPISQVEIKEDVRFSSGFEDVDRVLGGGFVQGSFVLVGGEPGIGKSTLLLQIAHHLALSGKTVLYVSGEESVSQISLRAKRLGALSDNLLIFNEIQYETICYQIETIKPNLVIIDSIQVLQCQNALSSPGSVAQVRELASKFMQLSKSLNITHIIIGHVTKSGEIAGPRMLEHLVDCVLYFEGETKQQYRFLRGVKNRFGSIHELAVFEMKTKGLEEVKNPSSLCIQHRGTNSGACISCVVEGSRAVLLEIQALVAPTHFPSPMRKTQGFDHNRLSLLLAVMEKKLGLRLFTYDIFVSIAGGLKVQDPALDLSVCMAILSSLKNKRIDPLTLVIGEVGLSNEIRAVDNVEKRLKEAKNLGFQKVILPKQKVDESFKQSLELISLERLDTIVSTFFH
- the sodA gene encoding Superoxide dismutase [Mn]; translated protein: MAGAEKFEINVPNRAILPDLPYDYNALEPVISKEIMELHHKKHHNAYVTKFNEALDQLEDAQAKGDFQKIIQLEPALRFNGGGHLNHSIFWTNLAPRDKGGGQLKEGALKKEIEKTFGSLEKFQDEFNTKTALIQGSGWGWLGYSQKRKGLYITTCPNQDPLVIKNLIPLLGIDVWEHAYYLQYKNMRPDYLKAIWDIVNWENVQERYQQALELN
- the rnc gene encoding Ribonuclease 3 gives rise to the protein MHINTEEIEKVLGYDFKNKDLLIQAFIHKSYLNENACSFEDNERLEFLGDAILNAIVTAYLFTQFSQMPEGKLSHFRAKLICTTSNAEYMQMLGLEMHLLKGKGEHLEVRGALSLTANLFEAIIGALFLDAGFEIAERFILQHFEKKMHEFLKKPDENFKALLQHYTQKNFNQKPTYVLQQEKGKEHQKEFFVQAFVDDQELGLGMGKNKKQAEQNAAENALENIAQIEEDYES
- the dapL gene encoding LL-diaminopimelate aminotransferase, whose translation is MFTSNPAFTLLKENYVFKTVTQKKAQFLQQHPESELLDLGIGDITEPLLAEITQAIQTAAKEMQQIPIGYAPYSGYDFLKKALNFPFDLDEIFISDGAKSETAQIQELFTQNTIVALMDPVYPVYLESNLLSNHRVVWMPCTKENGFIPSTPEEKVDVIYLCHPSNPTGMAFSKEDLQAFVDYALENNALLIVDVAYQSFVQENIPKSIYEIEGARKCAIEIGSFSKSYGFTGLRLGYTIVPKTLLWPLNAMWQKLKTIKNNGTAYIIQRAGEAALKMPSLAKAIMQRTHAFRNALMEMGWEVYGGVHSPYLWIDTKTDDWEFFDFLLKERQIISTPGSGFGKNGKEFVRFSCFANKKTLLGATQRLKNALSCHR